A single window of Flavobacteriales bacterium DNA harbors:
- a CDS encoding capsular biosynthesis protein, with amino-acid sequence TRDRIIEGIESRGVSVNVHFIPLPMLTAYRERGYRIEDHPRAYDNFSRVITLPIYYQLNDEQVETVIRAVKETVDEVFA; translated from the coding sequence ACCCGGGACCGGATCATCGAAGGCATCGAATCCAGAGGAGTGAGCGTCAATGTGCATTTCATTCCGTTGCCCATGCTCACTGCCTACAGAGAGCGGGGCTATCGCATAGAGGATCATCCCCGGGCCTATGACAACTTCTCGCGGGTCATCACATTACCCATCTACTATCAATTGAACGATGAGCAAGTAGAGACAGTGATCCGTGCTGTCAAGGAAACCGTGGACGAA